From the genome of Pelmatolapia mariae isolate MD_Pm_ZW linkage group LG12, Pm_UMD_F_2, whole genome shotgun sequence, one region includes:
- the emb gene encoding embigin, producing the protein MGNFRDEGGGAGWLYHAVCTDSEEPAHREDRGTITMSASWKQPLFQICLLCICCRHINTNTLGSTKAPQVLTTALKTTVKSVVLKGENHTEEIQLHEPVNLTLACTWTGNQKKLPNISVYWTKDGKTIQDTQRSVQLENEQYTLKQDFRIVSEQDLGNYSCVFETEAQIDFILAAPQISEVRDKPIVSYLGDFVVIYCKMEETKPKPRTWTWYKVNGTEKILVVEEPHRYEIHNEGWKTKLKISNLTDEDSGFYYCGAVYRIGTSVSHVELKIISFIEPLKPFLTILAEVIVLVTAILLYEKIHSRKNNTEEENVPNGDQKNELPQGEAKELEGNTSMRQRKV; encoded by the exons CATGCAGTCTGTACAGACAGTGAGGAACCTGCTCacagagaggacagagggaCGATAACCATGTCAGCCTCCTGGAAGCAGCCGCTTTTTCAGATCTGCCTGCTTTGCATCTGCTGCAGACACATCAATACAA ACACGTTGGGCTCAACCAAAGCGCCACAGGTTCTCACCACTGCTCTTAAAACAACTGTAAAAAGTGTTGTTCTTAAAG GTGAAAATCACACAGAGGAAATCCAGCTGCATGAGCCTGTAAATCTAACGCTAGCCTGTACGTGGACTGGTAATCAGAAGAAACTACCAAACATTAGCGTTTATTGGACAAAAGATGGGAAGACAATTCAGGATACTCAGCGCTCTGTGCAGCTGGAGAATGAGCAGTATACTCTCAAACAAGA TTTCCGTATTGTCAGTGAACAAGACCTTGGAAATTACTCCTGTGTTTTTGAGACTGAAGCACAAATAGATTTTATTTTGGCAG CTCCACAGATCAGTGAGGTGCGAGACAAGCCGATAGTCAGCTATCTAGGGGACTTTGTGGTGATTTATTGTAAAATGGAGGAAACCAAACCAAAGCCCAGAACCTGGACCTGGTATAAAGTCAATGGGACAGAAAAG ATCCTCGTTGTTGAAGAGCCTCACCGCTATGAAATCCACAATGAAGGGTGGAAGACTAAGCTGAAGATCAGCAACCTGACAGATGAAGACTCTGGCTTCTATTACTGTGGGGCAGTGTACCGCATCGGCACCTCAGTGAGCCACGTGGAGCTCAAG ATTATCAGCTTCATTGAGCCCCTGAAACCCTTCTTAACCATCCTGGCTGAAGTTATCGTGCTGGTCACTGCCATTCTGCTCTACGAGAAAATTCATTCCAGGAAGAACAACACAGAAGAGG AAAATGTGCCGAACGGCGACCAAAAGAACGAACT gCCTCAGGGAGAAGCTAAGGAGCTGGAGGGCAATACGTCCATGAGGCAGCGCAAAGTTTAA